In Bacillus cytotoxicus NVH 391-98, the following are encoded in one genomic region:
- a CDS encoding YojF family protein, with translation MEIVKDKTVVQHEIERFVNKDVYIHLETTNGAYASHFNEKMMTVGAFIRNAIIRFERGKIVGTNPYRVGLKMDHGWVYAEGITHWEVDEQGRLLLSGHDNKGRLAVALELSLTPFK, from the coding sequence ATGGAAATAGTAAAAGATAAAACAGTTGTTCAACATGAAATTGAACGTTTTGTAAATAAAGATGTATATATTCATTTAGAAACAACAAATGGAGCATACGCTTCACATTTTAATGAAAAGATGATGACAGTTGGGGCATTCATTCGTAATGCTATCATTCGTTTTGAACGTGGTAAAATTGTTGGAACGAATCCGTACCGAGTTGGTCTGAAAATGGATCACGGCTGGGTATACGCTGAAGGTATTACACATTGGGAAGTGGACGAGCAAGGTCGTTTGTTACTTTCAGGTCATGATAATAAAGGGCGTCTGGCTGTAGCTCTTGAATTAAGCTTAACACCATTTAAATAA
- a CDS encoding YuzF family protein — protein sequence MYYSYEDVYGYFRDGYELSGEIVALVNPYVVQTLQSIVGRRITVETIRGSVSGTLRSVKPDHITLEEKEILTFVRMQQIVWFTPEK from the coding sequence ATGTACTATTCATATGAGGATGTATACGGCTATTTTCGAGATGGTTATGAGTTAAGTGGAGAAATCGTTGCATTAGTTAATCCGTACGTTGTACAAACATTACAATCTATTGTAGGAAGAAGAATTACAGTTGAAACGATTCGAGGAAGTGTGAGTGGAACGTTAAGAAGTGTAAAACCAGATCATATTACATTAGAAGAAAAAGAAATACTTACATTTGTTCGCATGCAACAAATTGTATGGTTCACTCCTGAAAAATAA
- a CDS encoding GNAT family N-acetyltransferase codes for MPIIVRQEREEEYKKTEEVVQQAFLHEEFSDKREHELVSRIRKCDAFIPELSLVAVDQEIIGHILLSKIQIVDGDKCIDSLALAPVSVAPGYQKKGIGSLLISNVLRKAKELGYHSVIVLGHKEYYTKFGFKPTHLWDIRAPFDVPGEVFMAMELTEHALQNVQGVVQYSEAFSG; via the coding sequence ATGCCAATAATTGTTAGACAAGAACGTGAAGAAGAGTATAAAAAAACAGAAGAAGTTGTACAACAGGCATTTTTACATGAAGAGTTTAGCGATAAGAGAGAGCATGAACTTGTAAGTCGTATTAGAAAATGTGATGCGTTTATTCCAGAATTATCATTAGTGGCGGTGGATCAAGAAATTATTGGTCATATCCTTTTATCTAAAATTCAAATAGTAGATGGTGATAAATGTATAGATTCGCTAGCACTTGCTCCAGTATCTGTTGCACCAGGGTATCAGAAAAAAGGAATTGGAAGTTTGTTGATTTCAAATGTATTAAGAAAAGCAAAAGAGCTTGGATACCATTCTGTCATTGTTTTAGGGCATAAAGAGTATTACACGAAATTTGGTTTTAAACCGACTCACCTATGGGATATACGTGCACCATTTGATGTGCCAGGCGAAGTGTTTATGGCAATGGAGTTAACGGAACATGCTCTTCAAAATGTGCAAGGTGTTGTTCAATATTCGGAAGCTTTTTCTGGATAG
- a CDS encoding MFS transporter, with the protein MLKQEKVTESAHFYKWLVLILATGVQASATLVTYGVGPLSFFWKKLYNLSDMQMGLLLTAVNIGPLFCMLVAGRLLDQYNEKLLMGMGSILLGGSLLLVHLADGFMGLFIVLCFVGVFYSTAQPGGSKVILKWFPKENRGFAMGIRQAGIPIGGAIAGGIIPFLSVKFSLSLAIYVLSGICIIGGILFCLFYKEPFHSSSERVCNKKSISFLQQLKMIASNKKLYPVLFTGICMISLQLVVVGQFMKFLTATTFISPILAGKIFSIMLFCGMIGRVALATISDRLYGGNRTKPLMISVFVACFCVIAILNIKIMSIEYICMVSGLLGFFSLGWFSLFIVEVTENANENEVSFTVSFALTLNQVAILLAPPIFGFVVDKCGYTAAWIGIALCILASGISLLIHLKKEHK; encoded by the coding sequence TTGTTAAAACAAGAAAAAGTGACGGAGAGTGCTCATTTTTATAAATGGCTTGTATTGATATTAGCAACAGGAGTGCAAGCTAGTGCAACGCTTGTTACATATGGTGTAGGACCGCTATCTTTCTTTTGGAAAAAACTGTACAATCTAAGCGATATGCAGATGGGATTGTTGTTAACTGCTGTTAATATTGGACCGCTTTTTTGTATGCTTGTTGCAGGAAGGTTACTTGATCAATATAATGAGAAATTATTAATGGGAATGGGATCTATCTTGCTTGGCGGATCTTTACTACTTGTTCATCTAGCGGATGGCTTTATGGGACTATTCATTGTTCTTTGTTTTGTAGGAGTGTTCTATAGTACAGCGCAACCTGGAGGGAGTAAGGTCATTTTAAAATGGTTTCCAAAAGAAAATAGAGGGTTCGCTATGGGCATCAGGCAGGCGGGGATACCAATCGGAGGAGCAATTGCAGGGGGTATCATTCCGTTTCTCTCTGTAAAATTTAGTCTATCGCTTGCTATATATGTACTTTCAGGTATATGCATAATTGGAGGGATTTTGTTTTGCCTGTTTTACAAAGAACCTTTTCATTCTTCTAGTGAGCGTGTATGTAATAAGAAAAGCATTTCGTTTTTGCAACAGTTAAAGATGATTGCAAGTAATAAAAAATTATATCCTGTTTTGTTTACTGGAATTTGTATGATTTCGTTACAACTGGTTGTAGTGGGACAGTTTATGAAATTTTTAACTGCTACCACTTTTATATCACCTATTTTGGCAGGAAAGATATTTTCCATTATGTTATTTTGCGGGATGATTGGCCGCGTTGCTCTAGCGACGATTAGTGATCGTCTTTATGGAGGAAATCGAACTAAGCCGTTAATGATTTCTGTATTTGTTGCATGTTTCTGTGTCATTGCTATATTAAATATAAAGATAATGTCAATTGAATATATATGTATGGTAAGCGGGCTATTAGGCTTCTTTAGTCTCGGGTGGTTTAGTCTTTTTATCGTTGAAGTTACAGAAAATGCTAACGAAAATGAGGTTTCTTTCACTGTTAGTTTTGCTTTAACATTAAATCAAGTCGCAATTCTATTGGCCCCGCCTATCTTTGGTTTTGTAGTAGATAAGTGTGGATATACAGCGGCCTGGATTGGCATCGCTTTATGTATACTAGCATCAGGAATCAGTCTATTGATTCACTTGAAAAAAGAGCATAAATAG
- the pepF gene encoding oligoendopeptidase F, with product MTTFKSRVDVPDQEKWDLTDIYQTIQDWQNDYQKVETFVDDLKTFNGNIHDSHSLLSYLTKREEISRLFSLIYAYARLQSDLDTRDTKAQSLLDKASQLHVKISAASSFFSPFLLSIEEKTLHSYIEENEGLQYYKEDLLELYRYKKHVLNKDKEEILSQMGEALSSPQHTYGMLNNADIVFGTVTADDEKKVPLTRGMYAKLIKDEDRDKRKEAYKAYYQPYIQLKNSIASTLSAAIKNNITISKIRNYPSALEKSLFDDNVPKEVYDNLIQTTKQNIASLHTYNNLRKEKLQLDELRQYDLHVDLVEGVKQDISYEEAFETMLASLSPLGEEYIQTLRSFKDKRYIDVRELPGKRSGAYNFGSYDVHPFILLNHNDDLNSLFTLTHECGHGMHTHYSHSFQPRISAHYSIFVAEVASTVNEVLLIHHLLKEAKDIDVRNHLINHFIEKFKGTFFTQVMFAEFEKITHEMAQEGKPLNAQSFNEVYETLFREYNGEAVIFDEEVKYGWARIPHFYRPFYVYKYATGFASAIQIAEQLLSGDPLSQQNYIAFLKSGSSDYPLQLLQKTGVDLTTPKPIESALERFKKLVEEFSTL from the coding sequence ATGACAACATTCAAAAGTAGAGTAGACGTACCCGATCAAGAAAAATGGGATTTAACGGATATTTATCAAACAATCCAAGACTGGCAAAATGACTATCAAAAGGTGGAAACATTCGTAGACGACTTAAAAACATTCAACGGGAATATTCATGATAGCCATAGTCTTCTTTCCTACTTAACGAAACGTGAAGAAATATCCCGCTTATTCAGTCTCATTTATGCATATGCACGCCTTCAGTCAGACCTTGACACACGCGATACAAAGGCACAGTCTCTTCTAGATAAAGCATCGCAATTACATGTGAAAATAAGTGCAGCAAGCTCCTTTTTCTCTCCATTTTTACTTAGTATAGAAGAAAAAACGTTACATTCTTACATAGAAGAAAACGAAGGTCTACAATATTATAAAGAAGATTTATTAGAATTATATCGTTATAAAAAACATGTGTTAAATAAAGATAAAGAAGAAATTTTGTCCCAAATGGGTGAAGCTCTCTCTTCCCCTCAGCATACATACGGTATGCTTAACAATGCAGATATTGTATTTGGAACTGTTACAGCAGATGATGAAAAAAAAGTACCTTTAACACGCGGCATGTATGCGAAATTAATAAAAGATGAAGATCGTGACAAAAGAAAAGAAGCATATAAAGCGTACTATCAACCTTATATACAACTGAAAAACTCTATTGCTTCCACTTTATCAGCAGCAATAAAGAATAATATCACCATTTCAAAAATTAGAAATTATCCTTCAGCCTTAGAAAAGTCTTTATTCGATGATAATGTTCCAAAGGAAGTATATGATAATTTAATTCAGACAACGAAACAAAATATTGCATCGCTTCATACATATAACAATTTACGAAAAGAAAAATTACAACTCGATGAATTGCGACAATACGATTTACATGTCGATTTAGTGGAAGGTGTGAAACAAGACATCTCTTATGAGGAAGCATTTGAAACCATGCTTGCATCTCTATCTCCACTCGGCGAAGAATACATTCAAACACTTCGAAGTTTTAAAGATAAACGCTATATTGATGTGAGAGAACTACCTGGTAAACGTTCGGGTGCTTATAATTTTGGTTCATACGATGTTCACCCTTTTATTCTCTTAAATCATAACGATGACTTAAATAGTCTCTTTACATTGACGCATGAATGTGGACATGGCATGCACACTCATTATTCACACAGTTTCCAACCGAGAATTTCTGCCCATTACTCCATTTTTGTTGCAGAAGTTGCTTCAACCGTAAATGAAGTATTACTTATTCATCATTTACTAAAAGAAGCGAAAGATATAGATGTGCGCAACCATTTAATCAATCACTTTATCGAAAAGTTTAAAGGCACTTTCTTTACACAAGTTATGTTTGCAGAATTTGAGAAAATCACACATGAAATGGCACAAGAAGGAAAACCACTTAATGCTCAAAGCTTTAACGAAGTATACGAAACATTGTTTAGAGAATATAACGGAGAAGCAGTTATATTTGATGAAGAAGTAAAATATGGTTGGGCAAGAATCCCGCATTTTTATCGTCCATTTTATGTTTATAAATATGCAACAGGATTTGCTTCTGCCATCCAAATTGCCGAGCAATTATTAAGTGGCGACCCTCTTTCCCAGCAAAACTATATTGCATTTTTAAAAAGTGGAAGTTCCGATTATCCGCTTCAACTTTTACAAAAAACGGGTGTCGATTTAACAACACCAAAACCAATTGAAAGTGCATTAGAGCGTTTTAAGAAACTTGTTGAAGAATTTTCAACGTTATAA
- a CDS encoding arylamine N-acetyltransferase family protein translates to MTDLQKQFFSRLHIKEKESISFEDLNEILYAMAQTVPFENLDIIQGKVKEISKEHLQEKILVNNRGGLCYELGPIMYYFLKDCGFDVHLVSGTVYNAASATWAVDSGHVATVLKHNKQSYLIEVGFGSYLPLAPVPFSGEIVHSVTGDYRIRKETTTKGNYVLEMRINNELLNAASSQEWTLGYAFYIEKADENIVNEAQKTIVEHKDSPFNKVPLITKLTSDGHVSLTKDSLTVTKQGEKRKEKITKQQYLNLLHAIFDIRL, encoded by the coding sequence ATGACAGATCTCCAAAAACAATTCTTCTCTAGACTGCATATAAAAGAAAAAGAATCAATTTCATTTGAAGATTTAAATGAAATTCTTTACGCGATGGCGCAAACCGTTCCATTTGAAAATTTGGATATTATTCAAGGTAAAGTGAAAGAAATATCAAAAGAACATCTTCAAGAAAAAATTTTAGTAAACAACCGAGGTGGTCTATGTTATGAACTGGGCCCGATAATGTATTATTTCCTTAAAGATTGCGGGTTTGATGTTCATCTCGTATCTGGGACCGTTTATAATGCTGCTTCGGCTACTTGGGCTGTCGATTCTGGACATGTAGCAACTGTTCTAAAGCACAACAAACAATCCTATTTAATTGAAGTCGGTTTTGGCTCATACCTTCCGCTGGCACCTGTTCCTTTCTCTGGTGAAATCGTCCATTCTGTTACAGGCGACTATCGTATCCGAAAAGAAACGACTACAAAAGGAAACTACGTTTTAGAAATGAGAATAAATAATGAATTGCTAAATGCTGCTTCCTCTCAAGAGTGGACTTTAGGTTATGCATTTTATATAGAAAAAGCGGATGAAAATATCGTAAATGAAGCACAAAAAACAATTGTCGAACATAAAGACTCTCCTTTTAATAAAGTACCTCTTATCACAAAACTAACTTCTGATGGGCATGTTTCTTTAACAAAAGATAGCTTAACTGTAACGAAACAAGGCGAAAAAAGAAAAGAAAAGATCACAAAGCAGCAATATTTAAACCTACTACATGCAATATTTGACATCCGATTATAG
- a CDS encoding endonuclease MutS2, with protein MNQMTFEKLQYNELKDIVKSYCVSGLGKRLLDQLEPSTNIKVVRNRLNETTEARAILDAEGHVPFLGISNIDNIMQKLEKGMILEPSEFVSVSDFLRGCRKIKKFMLDKEFFAPMLAAYANSMSEFKSIEEEIQFCIKGNRVDSAASKELKRIRNQMDSVEGKIKERLNKFLNSSANKKYIQEFFISKKDDRYTIPVKASYKNQVAGTIVAVSSKGSTVFIEPNTVTTLNVELASLRAEEAMEEYQILATLSGMILENIYQIKINIELVSQYDLVFAKAKFSKQIGGIEPKLNDYGYIKLVHCKHPLLSGEVIPLNFEIGQKYRSLIITGPNAGGKTIVLKTIGLLTLAAMSGFHIAGERETEIAVFEHIFVDIGDNQSIENALSTFSSHMKNLSEIMEVSNNNTLLLFDEIGSGTEPNEGAALAISILEEFYHMGCITVATTHYGEIKRFSEMHSDFMNAAMQFHSETLEPMYQLLIGKSGESNALWISRKMNVREHVLQRAKEYMENKEYRLEKLHEGKVRKPKIVKQAVEEAYAYKKGDRVRLLDDDEFGIIYREKDNFSNVVVFSKERFIEVNSKRIALEVEAKELYPEGYDLDTLFVDYKERKMQHDIERGSKKALRNIQKEIRKNKG; from the coding sequence GTGAATCAAATGACTTTTGAAAAGTTGCAGTACAATGAATTGAAGGACATTGTTAAATCTTACTGTGTAAGTGGGTTAGGAAAGCGATTATTGGATCAATTAGAGCCAAGTACAAATATAAAGGTAGTACGAAATCGATTGAATGAAACGACGGAAGCGCGAGCGATATTAGATGCAGAAGGACATGTACCTTTTTTAGGTATTTCTAATATTGATAACATCATGCAAAAACTAGAAAAAGGAATGATTCTAGAGCCAAGCGAGTTCGTGAGTGTTTCAGATTTTTTACGGGGCTGTCGCAAGATTAAAAAGTTTATGTTAGATAAGGAATTTTTTGCACCAATGCTCGCAGCGTATGCAAATTCTATGTCCGAGTTTAAAAGCATAGAGGAAGAAATACAATTTTGTATAAAAGGAAACCGTGTTGATTCTGCTGCAAGTAAAGAATTAAAACGAATTCGAAATCAAATGGATTCGGTAGAGGGAAAAATAAAGGAACGGTTAAATAAATTTTTAAACAGTAGTGCAAATAAGAAGTATATACAAGAATTCTTCATTAGTAAAAAGGACGACCGATATACGATTCCGGTGAAAGCATCTTATAAAAATCAAGTTGCAGGAACAATTGTTGCAGTTTCTTCTAAAGGTTCTACTGTTTTTATAGAACCAAATACTGTTACAACATTAAACGTGGAACTGGCAAGCTTACGAGCGGAAGAAGCGATGGAAGAATATCAAATATTAGCAACTCTCTCAGGAATGATATTAGAAAACATATATCAAATCAAAATAAATATAGAGCTAGTGAGTCAATATGATTTAGTATTTGCCAAAGCAAAATTTAGTAAGCAAATTGGCGGAATAGAACCCAAGTTAAATGATTACGGGTATATAAAGCTCGTTCATTGCAAGCATCCGCTTTTATCAGGAGAAGTGATACCGCTAAATTTTGAAATTGGTCAAAAATATCGAAGTTTAATTATTACAGGACCAAATGCTGGGGGGAAAACGATTGTTCTGAAAACAATCGGATTATTAACATTAGCGGCAATGTCGGGGTTTCATATTGCAGGAGAGCGAGAAACGGAGATTGCTGTTTTTGAACATATCTTTGTAGATATCGGTGATAATCAAAGTATCGAAAATGCACTAAGTACATTTTCATCTCATATGAAAAATCTTTCGGAAATTATGGAAGTATCAAATAATAATACGCTGTTATTATTTGATGAAATAGGCAGCGGTACGGAACCGAATGAGGGAGCTGCGCTAGCGATTTCTATTTTAGAAGAGTTTTATCATATGGGCTGTATCACTGTCGCGACGACGCATTATGGTGAGATTAAGCGATTCTCAGAAATGCATAGTGACTTTATGAATGCAGCGATGCAATTTCATAGTGAAACATTGGAACCGATGTATCAATTATTAATTGGAAAATCGGGAGAAAGTAATGCACTTTGGATTTCTCGAAAAATGAATGTACGAGAACATGTATTGCAAAGAGCAAAAGAGTACATGGAAAACAAAGAATATCGTTTAGAAAAGCTACATGAAGGAAAAGTAAGAAAGCCTAAAATTGTAAAGCAAGCGGTAGAAGAGGCATATGCATATAAAAAAGGAGATCGCGTGAGATTATTAGATGATGATGAATTTGGAATTATATACCGAGAGAAAGATAACTTCTCCAACGTTGTCGTGTTTTCCAAAGAGCGGTTTATAGAAGTAAATAGTAAACGGATTGCTTTAGAGGTCGAGGCGAAGGAATTATATCCAGAAGGTTACGATTTAGATACGTTGTTTGTAGATTATAAAGAACGAAAAATGCAGCATGATATAGAGCGTGGATCAAAAAAAGCGCTGCGTAACATTCAAAAAGAAATAAGAAAGAATAAAGGATAA
- the bshB2 gene encoding bacillithiol biosynthesis deacetylase BshB2 — MEKHVLVVFPHPDDESYAAGGTISLLTRQGVPVTYACGTLGQMGRNMGKHVFANRETISSIREKELKDACEAMGITDLRLLGFHDKTLEFEDVDFVADKIEAVIRDVQPSRIITFYPEHGVHPDHDAFGRATVRAVSRMPKETRPVIHAVAITKNREEVLGEPDIVNNISEVFDQKLAALRAHRSQTEAMLEETEVKIQNKDAAALKWLQIEEFWIYKWE; from the coding sequence ATGGAGAAACATGTATTAGTTGTATTTCCACATCCCGATGATGAATCCTATGCAGCAGGAGGAACAATTAGTTTATTAACAAGACAAGGAGTACCTGTAACATATGCGTGCGGAACGCTTGGTCAAATGGGAAGGAATATGGGGAAACATGTATTTGCAAACCGTGAGACAATCTCAAGTATTCGCGAAAAAGAATTAAAAGATGCATGTGAAGCAATGGGGATTACTGATTTAAGATTGCTCGGATTTCATGATAAAACATTAGAATTTGAAGATGTAGATTTTGTAGCTGATAAAATTGAAGCTGTCATTCGTGATGTGCAACCATCAAGAATTATTACATTCTATCCAGAACATGGTGTTCATCCAGACCATGACGCATTCGGACGTGCTACAGTTCGCGCTGTATCTCGCATGCCAAAAGAAACGCGTCCAGTGATACATGCTGTTGCGATTACAAAAAATCGTGAAGAAGTATTAGGAGAGCCGGATATTGTAAATAATATTAGTGAAGTCTTTGATCAAAAACTAGCAGCTTTGCGTGCGCATCGTTCGCAAACAGAAGCAATGCTAGAAGAAACAGAAGTGAAAATTCAAAATAAAGATGCTGCAGCATTAAAATGGTTGCAGATTGAAGAATTTTGGATTTATAAATGGGAATAG
- a CDS encoding DUF2871 family protein — protein sequence MKKLYYASFVYLIIGLLAGVFAREYAKAKGILGSTLLNLLHTHTLVLGFLFFLITLALAKSFAFHKIKGFDMWFIVHNIGLILTLASMATRGLLQLNGADFKGLTYIVAVSHSLIGLSLVWFMILLKKSFKI from the coding sequence ATGAAAAAATTATATTATGCATCGTTTGTATATTTGATTATCGGGTTATTAGCTGGTGTATTTGCGAGAGAATACGCAAAAGCAAAAGGCATTCTCGGCTCTACTCTACTAAATCTTTTACATACGCATACGCTCGTACTAGGATTTTTATTCTTTTTAATCACTCTAGCATTAGCAAAATCATTTGCATTCCATAAAATAAAAGGTTTTGATATGTGGTTTATCGTTCATAATATTGGGTTAATATTAACCCTTGCTTCCATGGCAACACGAGGACTCCTTCAACTAAATGGTGCAGATTTTAAAGGCTTAACGTATATCGTAGCAGTTTCTCATTCTCTTATTGGTCTAAGTCTTGTTTGGTTTATGATTTTATTAAAAAAATCATTCAAAATATAA
- a CDS encoding ArsB/NhaD family transporter — MEHSAHEVTNLQYYFAIAVFLITYGFIISEKLNRAVIALFGAAIMIIFSIVDLHTAFTSHIQWETITLLIGMMILVHITSQSGVFEYVAIKAAKAAGGKPIRILLFLSLLTAVGSAFLDNVTTVLLIVPVTLSITRMLKVQPVPYFISEVLFSNIGGTATLIGDPPNIMIGSANKHLDFNAFLLNLAPIVLIISIVTLTIIYFMYRKKLKTTPEQIAKLMALNEKDYIRDQSLLVKSLSILGLTILGFILHSIIHVDAAVIAMTGATLLMLIGVKQHKLEDVFAHVEWVTIFFFAGLFVLVGGLIDIGLISSLAKDVIDVTNGDIGFAAMLILWVSGAASATIDNIPFVATMIPLIQDLAAGLGLSVDSPQIEVLWWALSLGACLGGNGTLIGASANVVVAGIANREGHRFSYLDFLKIGLPLTIIALLLSHAYIYLRYLI; from the coding sequence TTGGAACATTCAGCACATGAAGTAACAAACCTGCAATATTATTTTGCAATTGCCGTATTTTTAATTACATACGGATTTATTATTTCGGAAAAATTGAACCGTGCTGTTATTGCACTGTTCGGTGCTGCTATTATGATTATTTTTAGCATTGTAGACTTACATACTGCTTTTACATCTCATATTCAATGGGAAACAATTACCCTTCTCATCGGCATGATGATTCTTGTTCATATTACAAGTCAATCAGGCGTATTTGAGTATGTAGCGATTAAAGCAGCAAAAGCAGCAGGCGGAAAGCCCATTCGCATTTTATTATTTTTATCCCTATTAACTGCCGTCGGTTCCGCATTTTTAGATAACGTTACAACCGTTTTATTAATCGTCCCTGTTACGTTATCCATTACACGCATGTTAAAAGTACAACCTGTTCCTTACTTCATTTCAGAAGTATTATTTTCAAATATTGGTGGTACAGCGACATTAATTGGCGACCCACCAAATATTATGATTGGATCAGCGAATAAGCATCTAGATTTTAATGCTTTCTTACTTAATTTAGCACCCATTGTTCTTATTATTTCTATCGTTACGTTAACTATTATTTACTTTATGTATAGGAAAAAATTGAAAACAACACCTGAACAAATTGCAAAACTTATGGCTTTAAATGAAAAAGACTATATTCGTGATCAAAGCTTACTCGTCAAATCTCTTTCTATATTAGGTTTAACGATTCTCGGCTTTATTCTTCACTCTATTATTCATGTGGATGCAGCGGTTATCGCAATGACTGGTGCGACGCTCCTTATGCTAATTGGCGTGAAGCAGCACAAATTAGAAGATGTATTCGCCCACGTTGAATGGGTAACCATTTTCTTCTTCGCCGGATTATTTGTTCTTGTTGGTGGATTAATCGATATTGGGCTCATTTCATCTCTTGCTAAAGACGTAATTGATGTAACAAATGGTGATATTGGCTTTGCAGCTATGCTTATTTTATGGGTATCAGGAGCTGCATCCGCAACCATTGATAACATTCCATTTGTCGCAACGATGATTCCGCTTATTCAAGACTTGGCAGCAGGGCTTGGCTTATCTGTTGATTCGCCACAAATCGAAGTACTTTGGTGGGCACTATCACTCGGCGCTTGCCTAGGCGGAAACGGAACTTTAATCGGAGCATCCGCAAACGTGGTCGTAGCAGGTATTGCGAACCGTGAAGGACATAGATTTTCTTACCTTGATTTCTTAAAAATTGGCTTACCGTTAACCATCATTGCATTATTATTATCACATGCTTATATATATTTACGTTATTTAATATAA
- a CDS encoding LysR family transcriptional regulator, with protein sequence MDIKDLTIFYEVAKEQNISHAAQNLNYVQSNVTMRIKQLEKKLGVPLFYRNGKGVSLTSNGEILLSYAQQILSLMDQSIQAIQNNVLHPTGTLKIGATESTMAVRFPSILSSYYDMYPEVDLILETHSTEQLIQLVLERKLDGACIAGQVHHADLDSFFFQEEELVIISKSPLSSLKELGQMNLLAFSQGCYYRNLFETWAYEKGIIPKRVLEFGTIEAILACVKSGMGVAIMIKSLIQNNEHPFELTLLPKRVSKVPTMFIVRKDTFYSNALRKFIDRINENVSFH encoded by the coding sequence ATGGATATAAAAGATCTTACTATTTTTTACGAAGTTGCAAAAGAACAAAATATATCTCACGCTGCTCAAAACTTAAATTATGTACAGTCAAATGTAACGATGCGCATTAAACAATTAGAAAAAAAACTTGGGGTACCGCTATTTTACCGTAACGGGAAAGGTGTTTCCTTAACTTCAAATGGGGAAATTTTATTGTCTTATGCACAGCAAATCCTTTCCTTAATGGATCAATCTATACAAGCCATCCAAAATAATGTATTGCATCCAACAGGGACATTAAAAATTGGCGCTACAGAATCTACAATGGCAGTGCGTTTTCCCTCTATATTGTCATCCTATTATGACATGTATCCCGAAGTTGATCTTATTTTAGAAACTCACTCAACAGAGCAATTAATTCAGCTTGTTCTTGAAAGAAAACTAGACGGAGCATGTATTGCTGGTCAAGTTCATCATGCTGACCTTGATTCCTTTTTCTTTCAAGAAGAAGAGCTCGTTATCATTAGTAAATCGCCTTTATCTTCTCTAAAAGAACTTGGGCAAATGAATCTACTCGCTTTTAGTCAAGGATGTTATTATCGAAATTTATTTGAGACATGGGCTTATGAAAAGGGAATTATTCCAAAACGAGTATTAGAATTTGGAACAATTGAGGCAATTCTCGCTTGTGTCAAATCAGGTATGGGAGTTGCAATCATGATCAAATCCCTCATTCAAAATAATGAACACCCTTTTGAACTTACACTTTTGCCAAAACGTGTTTCAAAGGTCCCTACTATGTTTATCGTTCGCAAAGATACCTTTTATTCAAATGCTTTACGTAAATTTATTGATAGAATAAATGAAAATGTATCATTTCATTAG